From a single Candidatus Thorarchaeota archaeon genomic region:
- a CDS encoding tetratricopeptide repeat protein has product MVKRKQQWVADGHKRSRSPRFICRFLLYTTGTCVMEAETLLTTVSEKLERIGVEEEITIDDIRSVAVFSPVRRELADLETELHQALEAIKHDERLPRLLFRLANVHLREGDFGRAIVLYEVVLGLDSTMLSAWIHMGLSYLLGGEPKDAISCFGSALSIDPENVTALVYLAMAYLEMSDFANSRKNIELALSLQPTYDLAIVVKGELLRAEGNVLGAIAMFNRALEQNRMCARAVLRLGETYISEGQYPDAIKILTPGVKAHPDNHQLVAALADAYFHNHEFPDALELYERALALKPDDPHLWIKKGDVHRAMDKFQLASDAYQKAIHADPELVEGWLRNAQIRILLNDSEGALEYYNTALALNPHDEELARLRGLLLLAMSRWDDALKDFDTAFAANPSNPDILFYRAQVLEHLGRTDEVRRTLQIARDFYKAAGNSVRAAECLARMKRLD; this is encoded by the coding sequence ATGGTCAAAAGGAAACAGCAATGGGTCGCGGACGGTCACAAACGTTCACGCTCCCCAAGATTCATATGTCGGTTTCTTCTCTACACTACGGGGACATGTGTGATGGAGGCCGAAACACTACTAACTACTGTCAGCGAAAAGCTGGAACGCATTGGGGTGGAGGAAGAGATCACTATAGATGATATTCGATCAGTAGCAGTATTTTCTCCGGTACGACGAGAGCTGGCCGATCTCGAGACCGAGCTGCATCAGGCTCTTGAAGCGATTAAGCATGACGAGCGATTGCCTCGATTGCTCTTTCGCCTTGCTAATGTTCATCTACGTGAAGGTGATTTTGGTCGAGCTATAGTTCTCTACGAGGTGGTCTTGGGTCTTGATAGCACGATGTTATCAGCATGGATCCACATGGGACTCTCCTATCTTCTTGGTGGCGAGCCCAAAGATGCCATCAGTTGTTTTGGAAGTGCTCTCTCTATCGATCCGGAAAATGTGACCGCTTTGGTCTATTTGGCCATGGCCTATTTAGAAATGAGCGATTTTGCGAACAGCCGAAAGAACATCGAGCTGGCACTATCTCTTCAACCCACTTATGATCTGGCAATAGTGGTCAAAGGTGAACTTCTCCGAGCCGAGGGTAACGTACTTGGTGCCATTGCCATGTTCAATCGTGCGCTTGAGCAAAACAGAATGTGCGCGCGTGCTGTGCTTCGTCTTGGTGAGACCTACATCTCAGAGGGGCAATATCCTGATGCGATAAAGATTCTGACCCCGGGTGTGAAAGCACACCCTGATAATCACCAACTAGTTGCAGCTCTTGCCGATGCCTATTTTCATAATCATGAATTTCCGGATGCGCTAGAGCTCTATGAGCGCGCTCTCGCTCTCAAGCCCGATGATCCCCATCTCTGGATTAAGAAGGGCGACGTTCACAGAGCGATGGACAAGTTTCAGCTGGCATCAGATGCCTACCAGAAGGCAATTCATGCAGATCCCGAACTGGTCGAGGGCTGGTTGCGAAACGCTCAGATTCGTATATTGCTCAATGATTCGGAAGGGGCTCTGGAATATTATAATACTGCTCTTGCACTCAATCCTCATGATGAAGAACTGGCGCGACTTCGAGGTCTTCTTCTTCTTGCCATGTCCCGATGGGACGACGCGCTCAAGGATTTTGATACTGCCTTTGCTGCGAATCCGTCTAACCCTGATATCCTCTTTTATCGAGCACAGGTATTGGAGCATCTTGGTCGCACTGATGAGGTGCGTCGTACTCTTCAGATCGCTCGTGATTTCTACAAGGCGGCCGGAAACTCCGTTCGTGCAGCAGAGTGTCTTGCTCGCATGAAACGTCTTGATTGA
- a CDS encoding GNAT family N-acetyltransferase: MAEKYTRDKIRDFVMTIDDAAKLADCFNSFDDSDSWPGGFTGGIQVTAQSVLERKEKSDDIRTIVAIDGDKIVGHCNLCHAELDREGAYVGLLGVRPDYQGKGYGKAMLIAATETAAQHGKRRIDLHTWGGNLKAMPLYKRIGFNWVPDTRVLMESYIPCIITTPLFEEFFQRHYWYESIRPTINQVPDEYSRNGIGVYEYHFEGNNGDRLDVTIDRYAKGICGFVLTIDGKTIEATVMPESQIGYIAVGTTPVRLHIKNKTEENIQASVVVRPSEKLRALIEGPTQVNIGIGEETEIIGGYEILPSAKPHSVSEPYVKVKTWAQWTLRIEDKSVDMFSGIIPKDAVTFSTGPDYPSVSPGERAEIEIQLENNTPEQIKGRVVLAGNGGHNLSWHLFEFEIGPKDTIMKQLEVETSTEDTNSVISIDTAIYIQKEDSVRIKDTAISVVVLGTQGAVVYESCSTRAVLETEQYRLEFGKGPLPYVETIEYKTVDRIATGWMLTPQIGYPFPEGGEWLNREYHPIYNNHGDTAEIIFEGDSKDRPGLRVQFVYRAHAGSGELEFIVRLENLGVEPIENLGLNVENWASLQLTKLYVPLNGKIYSLSDSYWGKGGQLPDKPQYYHEDWFVATDEEAGYLLGAIWEHEGIVRIKPQRSVRPPQTEYKFRDLQPGESIEQRVIRLYFTTGTWRDIRDRWAKLNGKTIANEDPIKPHSSLEVTFAASTGWIQNMSPALTAVDRAVKDWLKLQVSVIQKDPISATAHIRPPAGILFNGERELTFKFEASIDQPFEKEIETTVEDGPWLREDGEIVIEFPNRIARFPLRTVCYDSTDKIQRSREEYQELSLHTIRSGGYRLSVSPEQAGGLVAYGPENGPSVFYDTFPELRPFAWLDILYSGMTPFVAGHHIWDWQTSLRRETWSVEEIERGPLVGYRIMTTLRHAENVQGVHLSYDYLLLKGTPLVNVIMTIENRGKRWRICEAGLVGVPASGVNESDRLHFVRLGQRTIYEPTPNGVHLIPDASSGWFAFERPNGEVLCVASTCKTRGNIIVNHTGEAGHFLMLSDKFRLRSGQKAKRSWWLLHGTKIDNAILIKDMTEPRS; encoded by the coding sequence ATGGCCGAGAAATACACTAGAGATAAAATTCGCGATTTTGTAATGACTATAGACGATGCGGCTAAATTGGCTGATTGTTTCAACTCATTTGATGACTCAGACTCATGGCCAGGCGGGTTCACGGGAGGTATACAAGTAACAGCCCAGAGCGTCCTAGAACGAAAAGAGAAATCGGACGATATTCGCACCATTGTAGCCATTGATGGTGACAAGATAGTAGGACACTGCAACTTGTGTCACGCGGAACTAGACCGAGAAGGAGCATATGTGGGGCTACTTGGCGTCAGACCAGACTATCAGGGGAAAGGGTACGGAAAGGCGATGCTCATTGCAGCAACGGAGACTGCTGCACAGCATGGCAAACGCAGAATCGATCTTCACACATGGGGGGGCAATCTGAAGGCCATGCCTCTCTACAAGAGGATCGGATTCAACTGGGTGCCTGATACACGTGTCCTGATGGAGTCGTATATTCCTTGTATCATCACTACACCACTCTTCGAAGAATTTTTCCAACGGCATTATTGGTACGAGAGTATAAGACCAACGATCAATCAGGTCCCAGATGAATATTCACGAAACGGAATCGGAGTCTATGAGTATCACTTTGAGGGAAATAACGGGGACAGATTGGATGTCACCATTGACAGATATGCAAAAGGAATCTGCGGGTTTGTTCTCACGATCGATGGCAAGACGATCGAGGCCACGGTCATGCCAGAATCCCAGATCGGATACATTGCCGTAGGCACTACACCAGTACGATTACACATTAAGAACAAGACCGAGGAGAATATCCAAGCTTCTGTAGTCGTGAGGCCAAGTGAAAAACTGAGAGCACTGATCGAAGGACCAACTCAGGTCAATATCGGTATTGGAGAGGAGACAGAGATCATTGGAGGGTATGAGATTCTGCCCTCAGCCAAGCCACATTCAGTGTCTGAACCATATGTGAAAGTCAAGACATGGGCACAGTGGACGCTCCGAATCGAAGACAAGTCTGTAGACATGTTTAGTGGCATTATTCCGAAAGATGCGGTCACATTTTCAACAGGACCGGATTATCCTTCCGTTAGCCCGGGTGAGAGAGCTGAGATCGAGATACAACTCGAAAACAATACCCCTGAACAGATCAAGGGAAGAGTCGTACTCGCCGGGAATGGAGGCCATAACTTGAGCTGGCATTTGTTTGAGTTTGAGATCGGGCCAAAGGACACGATCATGAAACAATTGGAGGTGGAGACCTCAACAGAAGACACGAACTCTGTGATCTCCATCGACACCGCAATTTACATCCAAAAAGAAGACTCTGTAAGAATCAAAGATACGGCAATATCAGTTGTCGTTCTTGGAACACAGGGGGCTGTAGTCTACGAGTCATGTTCGACTCGGGCAGTACTTGAAACAGAACAGTATAGACTTGAGTTTGGAAAGGGGCCACTCCCATATGTAGAGACCATTGAGTACAAGACGGTCGATCGTATTGCAACGGGGTGGATGTTGACGCCTCAGATCGGATATCCATTCCCAGAAGGGGGTGAATGGCTAAATAGAGAATATCACCCCATATACAACAATCATGGAGACACAGCCGAGATCATCTTCGAGGGGGACTCAAAGGACAGGCCGGGCCTTCGGGTTCAGTTCGTCTACCGGGCTCATGCTGGAAGTGGCGAGCTTGAGTTCATTGTCAGATTAGAAAATCTTGGTGTGGAGCCTATTGAAAATCTCGGGCTAAATGTGGAGAACTGGGCAAGCCTACAACTCACGAAGTTGTATGTTCCACTCAATGGGAAGATCTACAGCCTCAGTGACTCTTATTGGGGGAAGGGCGGGCAACTGCCGGACAAGCCACAATATTATCACGAGGACTGGTTTGTAGCCACTGATGAGGAGGCAGGTTACCTCTTAGGTGCGATCTGGGAACATGAAGGGATTGTTCGGATCAAGCCACAACGTAGCGTCAGACCGCCTCAGACGGAATACAAGTTCCGTGATCTTCAACCTGGAGAGTCTATAGAACAGAGAGTCATCAGACTCTATTTCACAACAGGCACATGGCGGGACATTCGCGATAGGTGGGCAAAGCTCAATGGCAAGACCATCGCAAATGAAGACCCCATCAAACCACATTCGTCACTTGAGGTGACCTTTGCAGCTTCAACTGGTTGGATTCAGAACATGTCCCCGGCGCTGACTGCGGTTGACAGGGCGGTAAAGGATTGGCTGAAGTTACAAGTGAGTGTGATTCAAAAGGATCCGATAAGTGCGACTGCACACATCAGACCACCGGCGGGAATCCTTTTCAACGGAGAGAGAGAACTGACATTCAAGTTTGAAGCATCCATTGATCAGCCGTTTGAAAAGGAGATAGAGACCACCGTTGAGGATGGACCATGGCTTCGAGAGGATGGCGAAATTGTCATCGAGTTTCCCAACCGGATAGCACGGTTCCCTCTTAGAACCGTCTGCTATGATTCGACCGACAAGATCCAACGATCACGGGAAGAGTATCAAGAACTATCACTTCATACGATAAGGAGTGGAGGATACCGACTCTCGGTCTCACCCGAACAGGCGGGAGGCCTAGTGGCATATGGCCCTGAGAATGGCCCTAGTGTGTTCTATGACACGTTCCCTGAGCTGAGACCATTTGCATGGCTTGATATCCTATACAGTGGAATGACACCCTTTGTTGCAGGCCATCATATTTGGGACTGGCAGACCAGCCTACGACGAGAAACATGGAGTGTGGAAGAAATCGAGCGTGGACCACTTGTGGGCTACAGAATCATGACCACGCTCAGGCATGCCGAAAATGTGCAGGGAGTCCATCTATCCTACGACTACCTGTTACTAAAGGGAACACCACTAGTAAATGTGATCATGACCATTGAGAATCGAGGTAAACGATGGAGAATCTGCGAGGCGGGATTAGTTGGCGTACCCGCAAGTGGAGTCAATGAGAGTGATCGGCTTCACTTTGTCAGACTGGGCCAGAGAACGATCTACGAACCCACACCTAATGGGGTCCATTTGATCCCCGATGCGAGTTCCGGATGGTTTGCATTCGAACGTCCAAATGGAGAAGTCCTCTGTGTCGCTTCCACATGCAAGACCAGAGGCAATATCATAGTCAATCACACTGGAGAAGCGGGGCATTTCCTCATGCTGAGCGACAAGTTTAGACTCAGATCAGGTCAGAAGGCTAAACGCAGCTGGTGGCTCCTCCACGGAACTAAAATCGATAATGCGATCCTGATCAAAGACATGACTGAGCCACGGAGTTAG
- a CDS encoding winged helix-turn-helix domain-containing protein yields MKNEDTVPAMKDLAIISDPKAIKVLMEPTRSRILFKYLVNGAMTVKQLADALGKNPGTILHHIEKLKKAGLVVQERTEQTVTGIVQRYYRATAREYRLGLSELMQADEGVAKFAEGRLKSMVRALSVYGIRIKEEEIDQAVNLLRELLDQENDVSGNVPIVDEAAYHKLPESVRRDASRLFRKFILEEDPQYRSLRNKWHKFMRSHKER; encoded by the coding sequence GTGAAAAACGAGGATACTGTACCAGCAATGAAAGACCTTGCAATCATTAGTGACCCAAAGGCGATCAAGGTCCTGATGGAGCCAACACGATCACGAATTCTCTTCAAGTACTTGGTAAATGGAGCAATGACGGTCAAACAGCTTGCAGACGCACTTGGAAAGAATCCGGGCACCATTCTACACCACATTGAAAAACTGAAGAAGGCAGGACTTGTCGTCCAAGAGCGCACAGAACAGACAGTGACAGGAATTGTTCAGAGATACTATCGCGCAACAGCAAGAGAGTACAGACTTGGACTCAGCGAACTGATGCAAGCCGATGAGGGCGTGGCGAAATTTGCAGAGGGCCGACTCAAATCCATGGTCCGCGCGTTATCGGTCTATGGGATCAGGATTAAAGAAGAGGAGATAGATCAGGCGGTGAATCTATTGAGAGAACTACTTGATCAGGAGAATGATGTGAGCGGGAATGTACCCATTGTGGATGAGGCCGCGTACCACAAGCTTCCTGAATCAGTAAGACGTGATGCATCACGACTGTTTCGGAAATTTATCCTTGAGGAGGACCCGCAATACCGCTCATTGAGAAACAAATGGCACAAATTCATGAGATCGCATAAGGAGAGATAA
- a CDS encoding PHP domain-containing protein: protein MQTLKQDLHTHTTFSDGSSTVEEVIGRAAQVHLDVLAITDHFWPSLGGIKGGVEIIEERRTAIEQAASQYPKLRVLDGAEVDIQSDGTFASVAGGLDQFDIVIGSLHYYCDSTQWASIMLRALRLNSFHIVGHWDGYLSSYRPEDGDIVAKALADYGVAVELSSRYVSEHEDFFIMARDYGCVFTLGSDSHHASTVGDLDDQRALAQALDLPLLDI, encoded by the coding sequence ATGCAAACTCTCAAACAAGATCTTCATACACATACTACTTTCTCCGACGGTTCTAGCACAGTGGAGGAGGTAATTGGCAGGGCAGCTCAAGTGCATCTTGATGTCTTAGCAATCACCGATCACTTCTGGCCCTCTCTTGGTGGGATAAAAGGTGGCGTTGAGATCATCGAGGAGCGTCGCACCGCCATTGAACAAGCTGCATCTCAATATCCCAAGCTGCGTGTTCTTGATGGTGCTGAAGTTGATATTCAGTCCGATGGCACTTTTGCCTCCGTGGCTGGTGGTCTTGATCAGTTTGACATCGTGATTGGTTCACTTCATTACTACTGTGACTCAACACAATGGGCCTCTATTATGCTACGTGCCTTACGATTGAACTCGTTTCATATTGTTGGTCATTGGGATGGGTACCTCTCTTCATATCGGCCTGAGGATGGTGACATTGTTGCAAAGGCTCTTGCAGACTATGGTGTGGCAGTTGAATTGAGTTCCCGCTATGTGTCAGAGCACGAGGACTTTTTCATTATGGCTCGTGATTATGGTTGTGTCTTTACTCTTGGAAGCGACTCACATCATGCAAGTACTGTTGGAGATCTTGATGATCAGCGTGCATTAGCCCAGGCACTGGATCTGCCTCTCCTTGATATCTAA
- a CDS encoding right-handed parallel beta-helix repeat-containing protein: MRRTEYLYKGLIAVALVIVIMGMTCTPHEQERIDRQMVSQTALSATDPILINGNSDLQIFPGYGTEAHPFLIQHYNIQGSTFGISLQNTTEHVLIRNCYLNGGTEASIKIINSINVVIRNCVIINATSGISLDNSEDIKITVNNISLCNTGISISNTVNFTVEENRVYQHQIGVSATNTSNGIILGNTIFGNSQAGITLNTNTEHIQTFSNTFGWNGPQDTSGCGWNAVDGGTENLWDNNVSTGNMWNDYSGIGDYSIRGPSNSRDRFPTLLTDDKRPHIIRTEFFGNISIRYDQKPPILKWKAHDEFPNKYYVTINGVNAIEQYWDNGLISFAPENLRIGINIIVVQVQDCAGNTASSTVQVTLARIGLVDDPGIIIFSSFISVVGVALLIIGVKKLF; encoded by the coding sequence ATGAGGAGGACAGAGTACCTGTACAAGGGCCTGATAGCAGTAGCACTTGTGATAGTAATTATGGGGATGACCTGCACTCCACATGAACAAGAGAGAATAGATCGTCAGATGGTATCACAGACAGCCTTAAGCGCGACAGATCCGATTCTCATCAATGGTAATTCGGACCTACAGATTTTCCCTGGGTATGGTACTGAAGCGCACCCATTCCTGATACAACACTACAACATCCAAGGTAGTACATTTGGAATCTCATTGCAAAACACTACAGAACATGTCCTTATCCGGAACTGCTATCTTAACGGAGGGACCGAAGCAAGTATCAAGATAATAAATAGTATTAATGTGGTCATCAGAAACTGTGTAATCATCAATGCAACATCAGGAATTTCACTGGACAATTCCGAAGACATCAAAATCACTGTAAATAATATTTCACTCTGCAATACGGGAATAAGTATCAGTAACACCGTCAACTTCACCGTTGAAGAGAACAGAGTCTATCAGCACCAGATTGGAGTATCTGCAACCAATACATCCAACGGAATAATTCTGGGAAACACAATATTTGGCAATAGTCAGGCTGGAATAACATTAAACACGAACACGGAACACATTCAGACATTCTCAAACACATTTGGATGGAATGGCCCTCAAGATACATCTGGCTGCGGGTGGAATGCCGTAGATGGAGGAACTGAGAATCTGTGGGATAACAATGTTAGTACTGGTAATATGTGGAACGATTATTCTGGAATTGGCGACTATTCTATAAGAGGCCCGTCTAACAGTAGAGATCGATTCCCTACACTATTGACGGATGACAAAAGACCCCACATAATTCGAACCGAATTTTTTGGTAATATCTCTATCAGATACGATCAGAAGCCACCCATCTTAAAATGGAAAGCACATGACGAGTTTCCGAACAAGTACTATGTGACAATCAACGGAGTCAACGCTATCGAGCAATATTGGGATAATGGATTGATCTCATTTGCCCCTGAAAACTTGAGGATTGGAATTAATATAATAGTAGTACAGGTACAAGACTGCGCTGGGAACACCGCTAGTAGTACAGTTCAAGTGACACTCGCTCGTATAGGTTTAGTTGATGATCCGGGCATCATCATTTTCTCTTCGTTCATTAGCGTAGTGGGCGTCGCGCTATTGATCATTGGAGTGAAGAAGCTATTTTGA
- a CDS encoding DUF362 domain-containing protein translates to MAYESSLPVTISQVDASPDLKESIRNALAPLGGIDSFVHSGDTISLKPNLNSADPYPASSDSAFIQALGEVFLEAGASKLRIVESAMISTSTRKVAMKTGLLDVAQALGADVEFLDEGNWIRTEIPRGTDLTEVHVGEELLKSEKLVLVPCLKTHKFARYTGAMKLMMGGIRPRDRLKMHARGLEVKIADLATLFSPHLIVMDARRVFVTGGPFNGQIEEPGVIIAGTNILAVDVVGVRLLQRYDAKNRLDMPVWELPQIRHGVEVGLGVSTNEDIRVVP, encoded by the coding sequence ATGGCCTATGAATCATCTCTTCCTGTGACCATCTCTCAGGTCGACGCCTCTCCGGATCTGAAAGAGAGCATTCGAAATGCTCTTGCCCCGCTCGGCGGTATTGATTCGTTCGTACATTCTGGGGACACTATCTCGCTCAAGCCGAATCTAAATAGTGCTGATCCTTATCCCGCCTCAAGTGATTCGGCATTTATTCAGGCTCTTGGAGAAGTGTTCCTAGAAGCCGGAGCCTCCAAGCTGCGTATTGTCGAGTCTGCAATGATTAGTACAAGTACACGCAAGGTCGCCATGAAGACAGGCCTCCTTGATGTGGCGCAAGCTCTTGGGGCCGACGTGGAATTTCTCGATGAGGGGAACTGGATCCGGACTGAGATTCCACGGGGGACTGATCTCACAGAGGTGCATGTTGGAGAAGAGCTCCTAAAGAGCGAAAAGCTGGTCTTGGTGCCATGCCTCAAGACTCACAAGTTTGCACGGTATACTGGCGCGATGAAGCTCATGATGGGAGGCATTCGGCCTCGTGATCGATTGAAGATGCATGCCCGAGGTCTGGAGGTAAAGATTGCCGATCTCGCTACATTATTCTCTCCGCATCTCATTGTCATGGATGCGCGGCGTGTCTTTGTCACAGGCGGGCCGTTCAATGGACAGATAGAGGAGCCCGGTGTGATCATTGCTGGGACGAACATCTTGGCTGTTGATGTTGTAGGTGTGCGTCTGCTTCAGCGATATGATGCAAAGAACCGGCTTGATATGCCAGTATGGGAGCTCCCGCAGATACGACACGGTGTGGAGGTTGGTCTTGGTGTATCAACTAACGAGGACATACGTGTAGTCCCTTGA